GACGAGGGCTACCTCGACTTCAGCGGCACCGATCTGCTGCACCCGGTCTCGCTGCTCGAGGTGGCGACGCAGATCCGCCACGATGTGCGTCGCAGCGCGGATCTCGATTGCTCGATCGGCATCGGCCCGAATCGCATGCTGGCGAAGCTCGCCTCCGACTACGCCAAACCGCGCGGCGTCTGCGAAGTGCGCAGCGGCTGGGAGCGCGGCTTCCTGGCGGGATTGCCGCTGAAGGCGCTGCCGGGGATCGGCCCCAAGACCGCGGACCGTCTGGCCGCGCGTGGGCTCAACGACGTCGCCCAGGTGCAGGAGATGCCACTCGACGAGCTCGGCGCGCTGCTCGGCCGCGAGGAGGCGATCGCGCTCAAGCGACGCGCCGACGGCGCGGGGGGCAGCATCGTGCGCGCCTCGGGCCCACCAAAATCGGTGTCACGCGAAACCACCTTTCCGCGCGATGTCACCGATGCCGCGGCCCTCGACCGCATGCTTCACCTGCTGACGGCACGCGTCGCGGGCCAGCTCCGCGACGAAGCGCTGCAGGCGGGTGCCGTCGTGCTCAAGTTGCGGCATTCCGATTTCACGACCGTCACGCGACGCACGACGCTCACGTCGCCGACCGCGCTCGATGCCGAGTTGATGGCGGCGGCGCGCCGGTTGCTCGCGCCGGCACTCGCTGCCGCCCGTGGCAAGCGACAAGCGGTCCGGCTCCTGGGCATCGCCGCGACCGCGCTCGGCCAGGCCGAGGCGCCCGACCTCTTCGAGCCGGAAGCGCGGGGCAAGGCGCGCG
The DNA window shown above is from Gemmatimonadota bacterium and carries:
- the dinB gene encoding DNA polymerase IV, whose translation is MSTRILHCDLDAFFVEVCRRHDPALEGVDLLIVGGRRQSRGVVQSASYGARAFGVRSGMPIAEAARRCPGATFVKGEFAWYKEASRAVRTVLERHAPLVVMTGMDEGYLDFSGTDLLHPVSLLEVATQIRHDVRRSADLDCSIGIGPNRMLAKLASDYAKPRGVCEVRSGWERGFLAGLPLKALPGIGPKTADRLAARGLNDVAQVQEMPLDELGALLGREEAIALKRRADGAGGSIVRASGPPKSVSRETTFPRDVTDAAALDRMLHLLTARVAGQLRDEALQAGAVVLKLRHSDFTTVTRRTTLTSPTALDAELMAAARRLLAPALAAARGKRQAVRLLGIAATALGQAEAPDLFEPEARGKARDVSRAVDAVRARFGFEAMQSARLVGRPDPRRAEADGDAD